The DNA sequence AGCGATTGGCAGCGACGGCGCGGCCGATCGGGCCATACAATTTGGCGCGCGGCAGTTGCTCAGCCAGCAGCGTGGCCTTTGGGACCTGCTGAAGGCGCGTGCCGAGGTTCGGCGGCAGAAGCCGTAAGAATAACCGATTGCGGCGCTGGATCGCTTTCCCTACTCGGGTCGCAGTAGAGGAAAGTGAAGATTCATGCGGTTTGAAGGTACGGAAGATTATGTCGCCACCGACGACCTGAAGGTCGCGGTGAACGCAGCCGTTCTGCTGCGCCGTCCCCTTTTGGTGAAGGGCGAGCCGGGTACGGGCAAGACCGTGCTGGCGCAGGAAATCGCCAAGGCGCTGGATGCGCCGCTGATCGAATGGAACGTCAAATCGACGACCAAGGCGCATCAGGGCCTGTATGAATATGATGCCGTGGCGCGGCTTCGCGATGGCCAGCTGGGCGATCCGCGTGTTCATGACATCAGCAACTATATCCGCAAGGGCAAGCTGTGGGAGGCCTTCACTTCCCCCACCCTGCCCGTGCTGCTGATCGACGAGATCGACAAGGCTGACATCGAGTTTCCGAACGACCTGTTGCAGGAACTCGATCGCATGGCCTTCCACGTCTATGAGACGGGGGAGACGGTCGCGGCACAGGAACGGCCGGTGGTGGTGATCACTTCCAACAATGAGAAGGAACTGCCCGACGCGTTCCTTCGGCGCTGCTTCTTCCACTACATCAAATTCCCTGACCGGGAGACGATGCAGGCCATTGTCGACGTGCATTTTCCCGGCATTCAGAAGATTCTGGTCAGCCGGGCTCTCGACCTCTTCTACGAGATACGCGATGTGCCGGGGCTGAAGAAGAAGCCGTCGACCAGCGAGCTGCTCGACTGGTTGAAGCTGCTACTCAACGAGGACATGCCGCTGGACGTGTTGCAGGATCGCGATCCAACCAAGACTATTCCGCCACTTCATGGCGCGCTGCTGAAGAATGAGCAGGATATCATGATGTTCGAACGTCTGGCATTCATGGCACGGCGGCAGGGGCGGTAAAGGCCGGGATTGCCCTGCCCGGCGC is a window from the Sphingobium sp. Cam5-1 genome containing:
- a CDS encoding AAA family ATPase, whose protein sequence is MRFEGTEDYVATDDLKVAVNAAVLLRRPLLVKGEPGTGKTVLAQEIAKALDAPLIEWNVKSTTKAHQGLYEYDAVARLRDGQLGDPRVHDISNYIRKGKLWEAFTSPTLPVLLIDEIDKADIEFPNDLLQELDRMAFHVYETGETVAAQERPVVVITSNNEKELPDAFLRRCFFHYIKFPDRETMQAIVDVHFPGIQKILVSRALDLFYEIRDVPGLKKKPSTSELLDWLKLLLNEDMPLDVLQDRDPTKTIPPLHGALLKNEQDIMMFERLAFMARRQGR